GTAAATACAATTACGTAATCTATGCATGGGGTGAGTAAAACTAGATAAACACCTAATAATAGTGGCGGATAATCTGGAATAAAGAACGTCAGCCCCCATACGACAATCGGTACCGCAATAAAATTCACTATACAGAGGGCGTAAAAAAAGCGTCGGTTTGATAAAGATTCTTTCAAAGCAGCAAAAGGAATTAGAACAAACATACTGTACATTAAGATGCCAAGGAAAATCGGGATTAAATTTTCCAGTTGACTTTGGAACTGTGAAAAATTCAATCCTATAAATCCCGCCAATAATAAAGTTATGATATATATTGTTACTTGGTTCTTTTCCAGTTTATCTTTTGAAATCATGACAAAAACTCCTTTATCCGATTGAATTCCATCGAGAACATGTTATCCTTTTATTTCTTCATTTACAAACTGTTCTCTTCATCCTCTTATTATTTAGTAATTTATTTTCAAAAAAAGAATGAATGACCAGCAAACTATAATATAATTAATTCATTAGTCAAAATAATCTGAAGGTAAAGGGAGAATTATTCATGTCTCATGCGAAGAGTGTTAACTATTATAAACAATTAATTGATTTGAAAGATGTCGAAGGAATCGAAGCCCGGTTTCAACGTTTCCTTGATGTTTCAATTGAATCCATAACTGATCTGGAAAATTGGATTGAGGATGAAAAGAAGTTACGTTTTGAAATTGAAGAAGCGTTGACAGGCCACCTAGTCGACTTCTACCGAAATACAGAAGATCCCGATATTAAATCCACTTACCTTCACGATCAGCAAATCATTCAGCCTCTGTTAATGAAATACGAGGCAAAGCTGAATGAAAAATGCTGTGAATCACCTTATTTCAATGAATTAGATGAAAAACATTACGGCTTAATGCGACGTTTTAGGGAATCAAAAGTGAAACTGTTTAGAGAAGAAAATATCCCGCTGTTTGTAAAGGAACAAGAACTAAGCACAAAGTATAGTGAAATTATGGGCGGACTGACAGTTGAATGGGATGGAGAAGAAAAACCTTTTCCGTTTATCGAATCCCAGCTGGATAATTTGGACAGAAGCGTTCGGGAAAAAGCTTATCATTTAATTAGATCTGCCTACCGTCAAATTAAACCTGAAACGGATGCACTCATGAATGAGCTCGTTCAGCTACGCCACCAAATCGCAATCAATGCTGGCTTTGATAATTACCGTGATTATATGTTTGTCGCAAAAAACCGTGAGTACACTATCCGGGATTGTTATGACTTTCATGAAAATGTTGAAAAGCATATTATTCCGGCTTGGAACAGGCTTGCAGATGTTTTCAAGTCTAAACTTGGTGTCGATACATATCGCCCATGGGATAACACCGCAAAACTGCTGAAAAATCCGCCTTACGCTGAAACGTCCGTGCTTTTGGACGGTGTTGCTGAAATGTTAGGAAAGACCGACCCGTATTTTTCTGACCGTTTGGAGTACATGAGAGCAAATGGATTGCTTGATCTTGGAGACCGTAAAGGTAAAAGTCCGGGTGGCTTCTGTGTCCCTTTACCTGTATCCGGGGATACATTCGTTTTTGCAAACTTTAGTCCTTCCTTTTTCTCGCTCATTGCATTAATTCATGAAATGGGCCATGCGGTGAATGGTTACCTCCAAGCTTCAGAGCAAGGCCCGATTGAAGAATTCCAGTGGCGGGCGGAAGTAGCTGAATTGTATTCACACGGAATGGAATTGTTATTATTGGATAAGTTTGACCTGTTTTATCCGGAAGAAGAGGAATTCAAAAGCGCGCAACGTGAAGAGCTGAGACGGGCATTTACGATGTTATTCGGTCCATTATCAGGAGACCTTTTCCAGCACTGGATGTATACAAATCCTCAGCATACTGCGCAGGAACGTGATGAAATGTTCTATGAAATTTCAAAACGTTACGGCTTGAACCCAGTCGACACTAATGGATATGAAGAGGAAATTGGCATGAGCTGGATCGGTACGCTGCACTTTATTCAATACCCTTTCTATGATATTGAATACTCGATGTCAATGCTCGGTGCGCTTCAATTACTTGAAAAATATCAACAGAATCCCCAGCAGGCTGTCGAATTTTATAAAAAAGGTGCAAGTGCCGATTACAATCAATCCATTGCAGCGGTTTACAAAGAGACTGGCGTTGATTTTGACTTTTCAGAGTCAACTGTAAAACGAATGGGTGAATTCTTGGAAAAAGTGATTCAGGATATTAATTCATAACCGGTGTAGAACAATATGAAAGAAGCTAGGATATAAACCAAAAATGCTATTTTCCTCTGGGAAAAATAGCATTTTTTTGCTAAGCGGTAAAAATCCCCATTTCTTAGTAAGGGTTTCTACAATGATCAAACATACCTAACCTCTTCTTTTAATTAAAGCTCTTCCTGTTACCTAGTTACTTCCTTTAACAATGTTCTTAACACCGACATACGTTGCATAGAAATACCCGCCATATATAATGACAAGAATTATTGAACTGATTAGGACGCTTTCGTAGTTGAAATGGAACATTCCGCTTACCGCCTTGATTCCGACAATGGAATGAATGACAGCCAGTCCTAAAGGGAGTAAAAAATAGATGAGACATTGTTTTAATATAGCCCCATTTATCATTTTATCCGTGACACCGATTTTCTTCAGTGATTTATAGCGTTCCAAGCTGTCACTTGCGTCAGATAACTGCTGCAATGCCATTACAGCTGCGCTCGATATAATAAAGATGAGCCCTAAAAACAGGCCAAGGAATATAAATAATGCTGCTGAACCCTTTTCTTGCTCTTTAATCTGATTTTCTGTACTTCCAATGACTAATCCTGGATTAATGGATCTATATTTATTTTCATCAAGGTCATTAAACAGGGTTGTAAATTTCTCTTCTGATTTTTCAATGTAGCGATCTTCATATATTACATTAAAACTTGTATACTCTAATTGAAGGTTTCCTGTAAAATTATCAGGAATAATAAGATAAAAGAAGTTACTGCCCCTGTTAATTTTTATATTTTCTTCAATAGGCGCATCATTTTTTATTTTATATGCTTTATCCTCAATGATAATATTTTC
This window of the Solibacillus isronensis genome carries:
- a CDS encoding M3 family oligoendopeptidase, with product MSHAKSVNYYKQLIDLKDVEGIEARFQRFLDVSIESITDLENWIEDEKKLRFEIEEALTGHLVDFYRNTEDPDIKSTYLHDQQIIQPLLMKYEAKLNEKCCESPYFNELDEKHYGLMRRFRESKVKLFREENIPLFVKEQELSTKYSEIMGGLTVEWDGEEKPFPFIESQLDNLDRSVREKAYHLIRSAYRQIKPETDALMNELVQLRHQIAINAGFDNYRDYMFVAKNREYTIRDCYDFHENVEKHIIPAWNRLADVFKSKLGVDTYRPWDNTAKLLKNPPYAETSVLLDGVAEMLGKTDPYFSDRLEYMRANGLLDLGDRKGKSPGGFCVPLPVSGDTFVFANFSPSFFSLIALIHEMGHAVNGYLQASEQGPIEEFQWRAEVAELYSHGMELLLLDKFDLFYPEEEEFKSAQREELRRAFTMLFGPLSGDLFQHWMYTNPQHTAQERDEMFYEISKRYGLNPVDTNGYEEEIGMSWIGTLHFIQYPFYDIEYSMSMLGALQLLEKYQQNPQQAVEFYKKGASADYNQSIAAVYKETGVDFDFSESTVKRMGEFLEKVIQDINS